GGCGGCGTCTGGGACGTCAGCGCGTAATGCATGAAGCGCCACTTGCTGGCGTCGTCGAGGTCGGCATAGCCGTGTACGAGGCCCGGGCTGCCGATGCCGGTCAGCTTGTTGATGCGCGGAATGTCCGTGCGGCGGAAAAACAGGTCGACGCGCGCGGCACCGGCCTCGAGCGCGGTGCCCGCGTTGTCGAACGCGGACGCGCCGGCGCCGACGACGCCCACGCGCTTGCCGGCCAGCGCCGCGAAGTCGATCGGCTCCGACGAGTGCGCCCAGCGCGTGCGCGGCGCGCGTTGCGCCACGGGCGGCACGTACGGGCCGCCGAGCCCGTCGCGGCCGGTGGCGAGCACGACGTGGCGCGCGAGCAGCGTCTGCGCCTGACCGCGCGTGTCGAGATCGAGCGCGAGCAGGCCGCCGTCGCGCGGGCGCAGCGCGACGAGCATCGTGTCGTTGCGCACGTTGAGGTCGAGCACGCGCCGATACCAGCGCAGATAGTCCATCCATTGTGTGCGCGGAATCTTGTAGAGCGCGTCCCACGCGTCGCGGCCGTATTGCGCTTCGAACCAGGCGCGGAACGTCAGCGCGGGCAGCCCGAGCGCGGGGCCGGCAAGCTGCTTCGGCGAGCGCAGCGTATCCATGCGCGCGAACGTGACCCACGGGCCTTCGTAGCCGGCCGGCGCGCGATCGATCACGCACTGATTGTCGATGCCGAGCAGCCGCAGTTCGGCGCTGGCCGCGAGCCCCGCCATCCCGCCGCCGACGATCGCGACGTCGAGCACGCGCATGCCGTCGACGTCGCGCGGCGGCACCCACGACGGCGCGGGCAGGTCGAGCCAGCGCAGATCCTCGGCGAGCCGCAATTCGAGTGCGTCGAGTGAGGTCGTCATGCGAATTGCTCGTCCATCGTTTCGTTAGTCGAAAGGCTGCGGAAAGCCGTCATGCGACAACCTCCCGGCGCGTACCGCGCGCCCGCGCCCGTGTGCGCGGGCGGTCGCTGCGAAGCAGCGCATCGTGTGCGGACGCGTCGTGAAAGACCGCATCGTCGAACAACGCGCGCGTCGTGCGATGCAACGCGTTAAGCAGCGCATCGACGGCCGCCGTGCGTGTCTTGCCGGCCGGCGTCGCGACGCCGAACGCGAACGGAATGTCGACGTCGAGCGGCCGCGCGACGACGCCGTCCACCGGCAGCGCGACACCCGTCGCCGGATCGACGATGCCGATCCCGACGCCGGCGCGCGCGGCCATCACCGCGTTGAGCGACGCATTGGTCTCGATGAAGACGCGCGGCTCGACGCGCGCGGCGGCGAATGCCGCGTCGATCCGCTGGCGCAATCGATGGCGGTTCGCGACGGTCACGATGCGGCGGCGCGCGAGATCGCGCAGCGCGATGCGCGGCTTGGCCGCGAGCGCATCGCCGGCGGCCAGTACCGCAACGCAGGGCGTCTGCGCGATCCAATGCACGTCGAGCCCCGCATGCGCCATCGGCAGTGTGACGACGCCGACGTCCGCGGTGCCGGCCAGCACTTCGTGCACGACGTGCTCGGCCGATTCGCTGCGCAACTGGTAGTGCGGTGCGTGCGCGTCGTCGGGCAGCGCCGCGAGCGCGGCCGGCACGATCGTGGCCGCGAGCGCGGGCGTCGCGGCGATGCGTACGGGTTGAGCGATTTCGCTGCCGATTGCGCGGGCGCGCGCGTCGATCGCGCGCAGGCCGATCAGCGAACGCTCGACTTCCTCGTAAAGCAGGAACGCGCGCCGCGTCGGCGTGACACGCGGGCCGTGACGATCGAACAGCGCATAGCCGAGGTCGGCCTCGAGCTCCTGGATCTGCCGCGTGACGGCCGGTTGCGAGCGGCCGAGCAATTCGCCCGCGCCGGTCACGCTGCCGGCCGACATGACGGCGGAAAAAGCCTCGAGTTGATGCAGCTCCATGACGCGTTCCGATGATGCGATTTGCGCATTGTAGGAGCGTGAGCATGCGCAATTCTTATAATGATTTTTGCTATC
The sequence above is a segment of the Burkholderia multivorans ATCC BAA-247 genome. Coding sequences within it:
- a CDS encoding NAD(P)-binding domain-containing protein, with protein sequence MTTSLDALELRLAEDLRWLDLPAPSWVPPRDVDGMRVLDVAIVGGGMAGLAASAELRLLGIDNQCVIDRAPAGYEGPWVTFARMDTLRSPKQLAGPALGLPALTFRAWFEAQYGRDAWDALYKIPRTQWMDYLRWYRRVLDLNVRNDTMLVALRPRDGGLLALDLDTRGQAQTLLARHVVLATGRDGLGGPYVPPVAQRAPRTRWAHSSEPIDFAALAGKRVGVVGAGASAFDNAGTALEAGAARVDLFFRRTDIPRINKLTGIGSPGLVHGYADLDDASKWRFMHYALTSQTPPPRDSVLRVSRHAHAFFHAGSPIETLAEHADGLEVTTPRGRYVVDFLIFATGFHSDWTTRTEFAAFAAHVRRWKDRYRPAPGTWLDELAESPDLGPAFAFQEREPGACPAVTRIHCFNHAASLSHGKLSGDIPAISAGAERLARGIASRLFDADRDRHYDALVAFSNAELQGDEWRDADA
- a CDS encoding LysR family transcriptional regulator, with product MELHQLEAFSAVMSAGSVTGAGELLGRSQPAVTRQIQELEADLGYALFDRHGPRVTPTRRAFLLYEEVERSLIGLRAIDARARAIGSEIAQPVRIAATPALAATIVPAALAALPDDAHAPHYQLRSESAEHVVHEVLAGTADVGVVTLPMAHAGLDVHWIAQTPCVAVLAAGDALAAKPRIALRDLARRRIVTVANRHRLRQRIDAAFAAARVEPRVFIETNASLNAVMAARAGVGIGIVDPATGVALPVDGVVARPLDVDIPFAFGVATPAGKTRTAAVDALLNALHRTTRALFDDAVFHDASAHDALLRSDRPRTRARARGTRREVVA